One Nicotiana sylvestris chromosome 12, ASM39365v2, whole genome shotgun sequence genomic window carries:
- the LOC104235195 gene encoding uncharacterized protein isoform X2, giving the protein MPGLAQKNDEEYVNETVAFNASSKSISSNVGFWSKHSEDVSYNQLQKFWSELSPQARQKLLRIDKQTLFEQARKNMYCSRCNGLLLEGFFQIVMYAKSLQQEGAGAHRPCSRVGALKNHCDGELCATTGSEYVVQDPAVHPWGGLTTTRDGMLTLLDCYLYTKSLKGLQNVFDSARARERERELLYPDACGGGARGWISQAMATYGRGHGTRETCALHTTRLSVDTLVDFWTALGEETRQSLLKMKEEDFIERLMYRFDSKRFCRDCRRNVIREFKELKELKRMRREPHCSSWFCVADAAFQYEVSHDTILADWHQTFIDTFGAYHHFEWAVGSGEGKCDILDYENVGLSGRVQVSGLDLSGLNACYITLRAWKLDGRCTELSVKAHALKGQQCVHCRLVVGDGFVTMTRGESVRRFFEHAEEAEEEEDEDSMDKDGNELDGECPRPQKHAKSPELAREFLLDAATVIFKEQVEKAFREGTARQNAHSIFVCLALKLLEERIHVACKEIVTLEKQMKLLEEEEKEKREEEERRERRRIKEKEKKLRRKERLREKEKDREKKSCDSNHSNFALDSVQKDESSPNDDEESNLMSYTDSVSEAGEVILSSPLSPNDEDDLLLDGYNHPNMQIHSDDYLEEFNMDDGSSATGHVGQYGSLKFRKEFKPDSSLKWFDGRQFTIVSGTGDAVSKYDPRRRCDNVEASRSTDRMYDRYDSSACSCNQHIDYRAKLYPNSRGIGNNKPVSKSGSESDISKPYYGNKYNQVEYVRENCVRPKSKMAIRNNLSSRDSSVPKKVWEPMELQKKYPRSSSDSDVTLRSSTFQIESTGIGKHPEPSISNDLGVSSTLQINEEKGIQELRNSSSETKSNCASGFHLEDKSLRYVKQVAEDDEVESCLIPRSSSQRTLSLSQSSSSNSDNCSSCLSEGDSTTSFSNPHNSESSSTSDSEDCSQNSKGRETSEIMPNGFSECYDVAQGKRNATDRGEDVSCLTPDSAGTTAVGGFPTTVASKNANVNGNLGMRPHSLLPSIPSQGTHFPRFQAPATDYYYQTPPSWATAPANGFMPFPHPSHYVFASPFTYGLNGNTHFVQYGAQHLIPPPVNPGHLPAFQAVAPSNDNCTKENAKVSTVGRFKDAHHEANVQRMAAVGQHPMEKSTTVGAGENDKSGKSGFSLFSFTPDPFSLKEGMVRNISSNLTANHVEGDSGCNKKEPIEEYNPFANRIEFSFSDIVR; this is encoded by the exons ATGCCTGGGTTAGCGCAGAAAAATGATGAGGAATACGTGAATGAAACGGTGGCGTTTAATGCGTCGAGTAAATCAATTTCGAGTAATGTCGGCTTCTGGTCAAAGCACAGTGAGGATGTCAGCTATAATCAGCTTCAGAAG TTCTGGAGTGAGCTATCACCACAAGCTCGGCAGAAGCTTCTAAGGATTGATAAGCAAACCCTCTTTGAGCAAGCTCGTAAGAACATGTACTGTTCTAGATGCAATGGGTTACTTCTTGAAGGTTTTTTCCAAATTGTCATGTATGCAAAGTCTTTGCAGCAGGAGGGCGCAGGTGCTCACCGTCCATGCAGCAGAGTAGGAGCGTTGAAGAATCATTGTGATGGAGAGTTGTGTGCGACAACAGGGTCTGAGTATGTTGTTCAAGATCCAGCTGTACATCCTTGGGGAGGTCTAACCACAACACGAGATGGGATGCTTACTTTGTTGGACTGTTATCTATATACCAAATCCCTGAAGGGACTTCAAAAT GTGTTTGACAGTGCACGTGCAAGGGAACGAGAGAGAGAATTGCTTTATCCTGATGCATGTGGTGGAGGTGCTAGGGGTTGGATAAGCCAGGCGATGGCAACTTATGGCAGAGGGCATGGAACAAGAGAAACATGTGCTCTTCATACTACCAGACTTTCTGTAGACACTTTGGTAGACTTTTGGACTGCCCTTGGCGAAGAGACACGTCAGTCTCTTCTGAAAATGAAGGAAGAGGACTTTATTGAAAGGCTCATGTACCG GTTTGATAGCAAGAGGTTTTGTAGAGATTGTAGAAGGAATGTAATCCGTGAATTCAAGGAGCTGAAGGAATTGAAACGCATGCGCAGGGAACCTCATTGCAGTAGTTGGTTTTGTGTTGCTGATGCAGCATTCCAGTATGAG GTTTCTCACGACACAATCTTAGCTGATTGGCATCAGACGTTCATTGATACCTTTGGGGCATATCATCACTTTGAGTGGGCAGTTGGAAGTGGAGAAGGAAAATGTGATATATTGGACTATGAAAATGTTGGCTTGAGTGGAAGAGTTCAAGTCAGTGGTCTAGACTTGAGTGGTCTCAATGCCTGCTATATCACTCTACGGGCATGGAAGCTGGATGGTAGATGTACTGAACTTTCTGTCAAAGCACATGCATTGAAGGGGCAACAATGTGTACATTGCAGGCTTGTAGTTGGGGATGGTTTTGTTACAATGACAAGAGGGGAAAGCGTTAGAAGGTTCTTTGAGCATGCTGAAGAGGCTGAAGAAGAAGAG gatgagGACTCAATGGACAAGGATGGAAATGAACTGGATGGTGAATGCCCTCGTCCTCAAAAACATGCAAAGAGTCCTGAGCTTGCTCGGGAATTTCTTCTAGATGCTGCAACTGTAATTTTTAAAGAGCAG GTTGAAAAGGCTTTTAGAGAAGGAACTGCACGGCAAAATGCACATAGTATATTTGTATGTCTTGCGTTGAAGTTGCTGGAGGAACGCATTCATGTTGCCTGCAAGGAAATTGTTACTTTGGAAAAGCAG ATGAAActtcttgaggaagaagagaaGGAAAAGCGTGAAGAAGAAGAACGCAGGGAGAGGAGgaggataaaagaaaaggaaaagaaactgCGGAGGAAGGAGAGattaagagaaaaagaaaaggatagagagaagaaaagttGCGACTCAAACCATAGTAATTTTGCCCTTGATAGTGTTCAAAAGGATGAATCATCACCTAACGACGATGAGGAATCTAATCTGATGAGCTATACAGACTCAGTAAGTGAAGCTGGTGAGGTTATTTTATCCAGCCCTTTATCCCCCAATGATGAAGATGATCTGCTTTTGGATGGATATAATCACCCAAATATGCAAATCCACTCTGATGATTATCTTGAGGAATTCAATATGGATGACGGCTCATCTGCAACTGGTCATGTGGGACAGTATGGGAGTTTGAAATTTCGAAAAGAATTCAAACCAGATTCAAGCCTGAAATGGTTCGATGGACGGCAGTTTACTATTGTTTCAGGCACTGGAGATGCAGTGAGCAAATATGATCCAAGACGTCGCTGTGATAACGTTGAAGCTTCAAGAAGTACCGACAG GATGTATGATCGATACGACTCCTCAGCTTGCAGCTGTAACCAACACATTGACTACAGAGCAAAGTTGTATCCAAACTCCAGAGGAATCGGGAACAACAAACCTGTGAGTAAGTCAGGATCCGAATCAGATATCTCCAAGCCCTACTATGGAAACAAATATAATCAAGTTGAATATGTGCGTGAAAATTGTGTCAGACCCAAAAGCAAAATGGCTATACGTAATAATCTGTCCAGCAGAGATTCATCTGTTCCTAAGAAAGTATGGGAACCAATGGAATTGCAAAAGAAATATCCACGGAGCAGCTCTGACTCTGATGTTACCTTGAGATCTTCAACCTTCCAGATTGAGAGCACTGGAATTGGTAAGCATCCTGAGCCTTCTATTTCTAATGACTTGGGGGTATCCAGTACTCTTCagataaatgaagaaaagggaataCAAGAATTAAGAAACTCTAGTTCCGAAACAAAAAGCAATTGCGCAAGTGGTTTTCACTTAGAAGATAAATCACTTCGTTATGTGAAACAAGTGGCTGAAGATGATGAAGTTGAATCATGTCTGATACCGAGGTCTTCATCTCAGAGGACTTTGAGTTTATCACAAAGCAGCTCTTCTAATTCTGATAATTGCTCATCCTGCCTTAGTGAAGGAGACAGTACTACATCCTTTTCAAATCCTCATAATTCAGAATCATCATCAACGTCAGATTCAGAAGATTGCAGCCAAAACTCTAAAGGAAGAGAAACTTCTGAAATTATGCCGAATGGTTTTTCTGAATGTTACGATGTTGCGCAAGGAAAAAGGAATGCTACTGATAGAGGTGAGGATGTCAGTTGCCTGACACCAGATTCTGCAGGAACAACTGCTGTTGGAGGTTTCCCTACCACAGTTGCTTCAAAAAATGCAAATGTTAATGGAAATCTTGGCATGCGACCTCATTCCTTGCTTCCATCAATCCCCAGTCAAGGCACACACTTCCCAAGGTTTCAAGCTCCTGCAACGGATTACTATTATCAAACTCCACCTTCTTGGGCGACTGCTCCTGCAAATGGGTTCATGCCATTTCCTCATCCAAGCCATTATGTATTTGCTAGTCCATTTACATATGGTCTAAATGGGAATACCCATTTTGTGCAGTATGGTGCACAGCATCTAATCCCTCCTCCTGTTAACCCTGGTCACTTGCCTGCTTTTCAGGCAGTTGCTCCATCCAATGACAATTGCACCAAGGAAAATGCCAAGGTTTCCACTGTAGGTAGGTTCAAAGATGCCCATCATGAAGCTAATGTGCAGAGGATGGCTGCAGTAGGACAGCACCCAATGGAGAAATCAACAACTGTTGGAGCTGGTGAAAATGACAAGTCAGGAAAATCAggcttctctcttttctctttcacACCCGATCCTTTTTCTTTAAAAGAAGGGATGGTGAGGAACATTTCTTCAAATTTGACGGCCAATCACGTTGAGGGTGATAGTGGCTGCAATAAGAAGGAACCCATTGAAGAGTACAACCCATTTGCAAATCGAATCGAGTTTTCCTTTTCTGATATAGTTAGATAG
- the LOC104235195 gene encoding uncharacterized protein isoform X3, which yields MLTLLDCYLYTKSLKGLQNVFDSARARERERELLYPDACGGGARGWISQAMATYGRGHGTRETCALHTTRLSVDTLVDFWTALGEETRQSLLKMKEEDFIERLMYRFDSKRFCRDCRRNVIREFKELKELKRMRREPHCSSWFCVADAAFQYEVSHDTILADWHQTFIDTFGAYHHFEWAVGSGEGKCDILDYENVGLSGRVQVSGLDLSGLNACYITLRAWKLDGRCTELSVKAHALKGQQCVHCRLVVGDGFVTMTRGESVRRFFEHAEEAEEEEDEDSMDKDGNELDGECPRPQKHAKSPELAREFLLDAATVIFKEQVEKAFREGTARQNAHSIFVCLALKLLEERIHVACKEIVTLEKQMKLLEEEEKEKREEEERRERRRIKEKEKKLRRKERLREKEKDREKKSCDSNHSNFALDSVQKDESSPNDDEESNLMSYTDSVSEAGEVILSSPLSPNDEDDLLLDGYNHPNMQIHSDDYLEEFNMDDGSSATGHVGQYGSLKFRKEFKPDSSLKWFDGRQFTIVSGTGDAVSKYDPRRRCDNVEASRSTDRLNKQLRNSAAKSSMKDGASKFTEKFNCFNNRMYDRYDSSACSCNQHIDYRAKLYPNSRGIGNNKPVSKSGSESDISKPYYGNKYNQVEYVRENCVRPKSKMAIRNNLSSRDSSVPKKVWEPMELQKKYPRSSSDSDVTLRSSTFQIESTGIGKHPEPSISNDLGVSSTLQINEEKGIQELRNSSSETKSNCASGFHLEDKSLRYVKQVAEDDEVESCLIPRSSSQRTLSLSQSSSSNSDNCSSCLSEGDSTTSFSNPHNSESSSTSDSEDCSQNSKGRETSEIMPNGFSECYDVAQGKRNATDRGEDVSCLTPDSAGTTAVGGFPTTVASKNANVNGNLGMRPHSLLPSIPSQGTHFPRFQAPATDYYYQTPPSWATAPANGFMPFPHPSHYVFASPFTYGLNGNTHFVQYGAQHLIPPPVNPGHLPAFQAVAPSNDNCTKENAKVSTVGRFKDAHHEANVQRMAAVGQHPMEKSTTVGAGENDKSGKSGFSLFSFTPDPFSLKEGMVRNISSNLTANHVEGDSGCNKKEPIEEYNPFANRIEFSFSDIVR from the exons ATGCTTACTTTGTTGGACTGTTATCTATATACCAAATCCCTGAAGGGACTTCAAAAT GTGTTTGACAGTGCACGTGCAAGGGAACGAGAGAGAGAATTGCTTTATCCTGATGCATGTGGTGGAGGTGCTAGGGGTTGGATAAGCCAGGCGATGGCAACTTATGGCAGAGGGCATGGAACAAGAGAAACATGTGCTCTTCATACTACCAGACTTTCTGTAGACACTTTGGTAGACTTTTGGACTGCCCTTGGCGAAGAGACACGTCAGTCTCTTCTGAAAATGAAGGAAGAGGACTTTATTGAAAGGCTCATGTACCG GTTTGATAGCAAGAGGTTTTGTAGAGATTGTAGAAGGAATGTAATCCGTGAATTCAAGGAGCTGAAGGAATTGAAACGCATGCGCAGGGAACCTCATTGCAGTAGTTGGTTTTGTGTTGCTGATGCAGCATTCCAGTATGAG GTTTCTCACGACACAATCTTAGCTGATTGGCATCAGACGTTCATTGATACCTTTGGGGCATATCATCACTTTGAGTGGGCAGTTGGAAGTGGAGAAGGAAAATGTGATATATTGGACTATGAAAATGTTGGCTTGAGTGGAAGAGTTCAAGTCAGTGGTCTAGACTTGAGTGGTCTCAATGCCTGCTATATCACTCTACGGGCATGGAAGCTGGATGGTAGATGTACTGAACTTTCTGTCAAAGCACATGCATTGAAGGGGCAACAATGTGTACATTGCAGGCTTGTAGTTGGGGATGGTTTTGTTACAATGACAAGAGGGGAAAGCGTTAGAAGGTTCTTTGAGCATGCTGAAGAGGCTGAAGAAGAAGAG gatgagGACTCAATGGACAAGGATGGAAATGAACTGGATGGTGAATGCCCTCGTCCTCAAAAACATGCAAAGAGTCCTGAGCTTGCTCGGGAATTTCTTCTAGATGCTGCAACTGTAATTTTTAAAGAGCAG GTTGAAAAGGCTTTTAGAGAAGGAACTGCACGGCAAAATGCACATAGTATATTTGTATGTCTTGCGTTGAAGTTGCTGGAGGAACGCATTCATGTTGCCTGCAAGGAAATTGTTACTTTGGAAAAGCAG ATGAAActtcttgaggaagaagagaaGGAAAAGCGTGAAGAAGAAGAACGCAGGGAGAGGAGgaggataaaagaaaaggaaaagaaactgCGGAGGAAGGAGAGattaagagaaaaagaaaaggatagagagaagaaaagttGCGACTCAAACCATAGTAATTTTGCCCTTGATAGTGTTCAAAAGGATGAATCATCACCTAACGACGATGAGGAATCTAATCTGATGAGCTATACAGACTCAGTAAGTGAAGCTGGTGAGGTTATTTTATCCAGCCCTTTATCCCCCAATGATGAAGATGATCTGCTTTTGGATGGATATAATCACCCAAATATGCAAATCCACTCTGATGATTATCTTGAGGAATTCAATATGGATGACGGCTCATCTGCAACTGGTCATGTGGGACAGTATGGGAGTTTGAAATTTCGAAAAGAATTCAAACCAGATTCAAGCCTGAAATGGTTCGATGGACGGCAGTTTACTATTGTTTCAGGCACTGGAGATGCAGTGAGCAAATATGATCCAAGACGTCGCTGTGATAACGTTGAAGCTTCAAGAAGTACCGACAGGTTAAATAAGCAATTAAGAAATAGTGCTGCAAAATCCAGCATGAAAGATGGTGCCTCCAAGTTCACTGAGAAATTTAATTGTTTCAATAACAGGATGTATGATCGATACGACTCCTCAGCTTGCAGCTGTAACCAACACATTGACTACAGAGCAAAGTTGTATCCAAACTCCAGAGGAATCGGGAACAACAAACCTGTGAGTAAGTCAGGATCCGAATCAGATATCTCCAAGCCCTACTATGGAAACAAATATAATCAAGTTGAATATGTGCGTGAAAATTGTGTCAGACCCAAAAGCAAAATGGCTATACGTAATAATCTGTCCAGCAGAGATTCATCTGTTCCTAAGAAAGTATGGGAACCAATGGAATTGCAAAAGAAATATCCACGGAGCAGCTCTGACTCTGATGTTACCTTGAGATCTTCAACCTTCCAGATTGAGAGCACTGGAATTGGTAAGCATCCTGAGCCTTCTATTTCTAATGACTTGGGGGTATCCAGTACTCTTCagataaatgaagaaaagggaataCAAGAATTAAGAAACTCTAGTTCCGAAACAAAAAGCAATTGCGCAAGTGGTTTTCACTTAGAAGATAAATCACTTCGTTATGTGAAACAAGTGGCTGAAGATGATGAAGTTGAATCATGTCTGATACCGAGGTCTTCATCTCAGAGGACTTTGAGTTTATCACAAAGCAGCTCTTCTAATTCTGATAATTGCTCATCCTGCCTTAGTGAAGGAGACAGTACTACATCCTTTTCAAATCCTCATAATTCAGAATCATCATCAACGTCAGATTCAGAAGATTGCAGCCAAAACTCTAAAGGAAGAGAAACTTCTGAAATTATGCCGAATGGTTTTTCTGAATGTTACGATGTTGCGCAAGGAAAAAGGAATGCTACTGATAGAGGTGAGGATGTCAGTTGCCTGACACCAGATTCTGCAGGAACAACTGCTGTTGGAGGTTTCCCTACCACAGTTGCTTCAAAAAATGCAAATGTTAATGGAAATCTTGGCATGCGACCTCATTCCTTGCTTCCATCAATCCCCAGTCAAGGCACACACTTCCCAAGGTTTCAAGCTCCTGCAACGGATTACTATTATCAAACTCCACCTTCTTGGGCGACTGCTCCTGCAAATGGGTTCATGCCATTTCCTCATCCAAGCCATTATGTATTTGCTAGTCCATTTACATATGGTCTAAATGGGAATACCCATTTTGTGCAGTATGGTGCACAGCATCTAATCCCTCCTCCTGTTAACCCTGGTCACTTGCCTGCTTTTCAGGCAGTTGCTCCATCCAATGACAATTGCACCAAGGAAAATGCCAAGGTTTCCACTGTAGGTAGGTTCAAAGATGCCCATCATGAAGCTAATGTGCAGAGGATGGCTGCAGTAGGACAGCACCCAATGGAGAAATCAACAACTGTTGGAGCTGGTGAAAATGACAAGTCAGGAAAATCAggcttctctcttttctctttcacACCCGATCCTTTTTCTTTAAAAGAAGGGATGGTGAGGAACATTTCTTCAAATTTGACGGCCAATCACGTTGAGGGTGATAGTGGCTGCAATAAGAAGGAACCCATTGAAGAGTACAACCCATTTGCAAATCGAATCGAGTTTTCCTTTTCTGATATAGTTAGATAG
- the LOC104235195 gene encoding uncharacterized protein isoform X1, which translates to MPGLAQKNDEEYVNETVAFNASSKSISSNVGFWSKHSEDVSYNQLQKFWSELSPQARQKLLRIDKQTLFEQARKNMYCSRCNGLLLEGFFQIVMYAKSLQQEGAGAHRPCSRVGALKNHCDGELCATTGSEYVVQDPAVHPWGGLTTTRDGMLTLLDCYLYTKSLKGLQNVFDSARARERERELLYPDACGGGARGWISQAMATYGRGHGTRETCALHTTRLSVDTLVDFWTALGEETRQSLLKMKEEDFIERLMYRFDSKRFCRDCRRNVIREFKELKELKRMRREPHCSSWFCVADAAFQYEVSHDTILADWHQTFIDTFGAYHHFEWAVGSGEGKCDILDYENVGLSGRVQVSGLDLSGLNACYITLRAWKLDGRCTELSVKAHALKGQQCVHCRLVVGDGFVTMTRGESVRRFFEHAEEAEEEEDEDSMDKDGNELDGECPRPQKHAKSPELAREFLLDAATVIFKEQVEKAFREGTARQNAHSIFVCLALKLLEERIHVACKEIVTLEKQMKLLEEEEKEKREEEERRERRRIKEKEKKLRRKERLREKEKDREKKSCDSNHSNFALDSVQKDESSPNDDEESNLMSYTDSVSEAGEVILSSPLSPNDEDDLLLDGYNHPNMQIHSDDYLEEFNMDDGSSATGHVGQYGSLKFRKEFKPDSSLKWFDGRQFTIVSGTGDAVSKYDPRRRCDNVEASRSTDRLNKQLRNSAAKSSMKDGASKFTEKFNCFNNRMYDRYDSSACSCNQHIDYRAKLYPNSRGIGNNKPVSKSGSESDISKPYYGNKYNQVEYVRENCVRPKSKMAIRNNLSSRDSSVPKKVWEPMELQKKYPRSSSDSDVTLRSSTFQIESTGIGKHPEPSISNDLGVSSTLQINEEKGIQELRNSSSETKSNCASGFHLEDKSLRYVKQVAEDDEVESCLIPRSSSQRTLSLSQSSSSNSDNCSSCLSEGDSTTSFSNPHNSESSSTSDSEDCSQNSKGRETSEIMPNGFSECYDVAQGKRNATDRGEDVSCLTPDSAGTTAVGGFPTTVASKNANVNGNLGMRPHSLLPSIPSQGTHFPRFQAPATDYYYQTPPSWATAPANGFMPFPHPSHYVFASPFTYGLNGNTHFVQYGAQHLIPPPVNPGHLPAFQAVAPSNDNCTKENAKVSTVGRFKDAHHEANVQRMAAVGQHPMEKSTTVGAGENDKSGKSGFSLFSFTPDPFSLKEGMVRNISSNLTANHVEGDSGCNKKEPIEEYNPFANRIEFSFSDIVR; encoded by the exons ATGCCTGGGTTAGCGCAGAAAAATGATGAGGAATACGTGAATGAAACGGTGGCGTTTAATGCGTCGAGTAAATCAATTTCGAGTAATGTCGGCTTCTGGTCAAAGCACAGTGAGGATGTCAGCTATAATCAGCTTCAGAAG TTCTGGAGTGAGCTATCACCACAAGCTCGGCAGAAGCTTCTAAGGATTGATAAGCAAACCCTCTTTGAGCAAGCTCGTAAGAACATGTACTGTTCTAGATGCAATGGGTTACTTCTTGAAGGTTTTTTCCAAATTGTCATGTATGCAAAGTCTTTGCAGCAGGAGGGCGCAGGTGCTCACCGTCCATGCAGCAGAGTAGGAGCGTTGAAGAATCATTGTGATGGAGAGTTGTGTGCGACAACAGGGTCTGAGTATGTTGTTCAAGATCCAGCTGTACATCCTTGGGGAGGTCTAACCACAACACGAGATGGGATGCTTACTTTGTTGGACTGTTATCTATATACCAAATCCCTGAAGGGACTTCAAAAT GTGTTTGACAGTGCACGTGCAAGGGAACGAGAGAGAGAATTGCTTTATCCTGATGCATGTGGTGGAGGTGCTAGGGGTTGGATAAGCCAGGCGATGGCAACTTATGGCAGAGGGCATGGAACAAGAGAAACATGTGCTCTTCATACTACCAGACTTTCTGTAGACACTTTGGTAGACTTTTGGACTGCCCTTGGCGAAGAGACACGTCAGTCTCTTCTGAAAATGAAGGAAGAGGACTTTATTGAAAGGCTCATGTACCG GTTTGATAGCAAGAGGTTTTGTAGAGATTGTAGAAGGAATGTAATCCGTGAATTCAAGGAGCTGAAGGAATTGAAACGCATGCGCAGGGAACCTCATTGCAGTAGTTGGTTTTGTGTTGCTGATGCAGCATTCCAGTATGAG GTTTCTCACGACACAATCTTAGCTGATTGGCATCAGACGTTCATTGATACCTTTGGGGCATATCATCACTTTGAGTGGGCAGTTGGAAGTGGAGAAGGAAAATGTGATATATTGGACTATGAAAATGTTGGCTTGAGTGGAAGAGTTCAAGTCAGTGGTCTAGACTTGAGTGGTCTCAATGCCTGCTATATCACTCTACGGGCATGGAAGCTGGATGGTAGATGTACTGAACTTTCTGTCAAAGCACATGCATTGAAGGGGCAACAATGTGTACATTGCAGGCTTGTAGTTGGGGATGGTTTTGTTACAATGACAAGAGGGGAAAGCGTTAGAAGGTTCTTTGAGCATGCTGAAGAGGCTGAAGAAGAAGAG gatgagGACTCAATGGACAAGGATGGAAATGAACTGGATGGTGAATGCCCTCGTCCTCAAAAACATGCAAAGAGTCCTGAGCTTGCTCGGGAATTTCTTCTAGATGCTGCAACTGTAATTTTTAAAGAGCAG GTTGAAAAGGCTTTTAGAGAAGGAACTGCACGGCAAAATGCACATAGTATATTTGTATGTCTTGCGTTGAAGTTGCTGGAGGAACGCATTCATGTTGCCTGCAAGGAAATTGTTACTTTGGAAAAGCAG ATGAAActtcttgaggaagaagagaaGGAAAAGCGTGAAGAAGAAGAACGCAGGGAGAGGAGgaggataaaagaaaaggaaaagaaactgCGGAGGAAGGAGAGattaagagaaaaagaaaaggatagagagaagaaaagttGCGACTCAAACCATAGTAATTTTGCCCTTGATAGTGTTCAAAAGGATGAATCATCACCTAACGACGATGAGGAATCTAATCTGATGAGCTATACAGACTCAGTAAGTGAAGCTGGTGAGGTTATTTTATCCAGCCCTTTATCCCCCAATGATGAAGATGATCTGCTTTTGGATGGATATAATCACCCAAATATGCAAATCCACTCTGATGATTATCTTGAGGAATTCAATATGGATGACGGCTCATCTGCAACTGGTCATGTGGGACAGTATGGGAGTTTGAAATTTCGAAAAGAATTCAAACCAGATTCAAGCCTGAAATGGTTCGATGGACGGCAGTTTACTATTGTTTCAGGCACTGGAGATGCAGTGAGCAAATATGATCCAAGACGTCGCTGTGATAACGTTGAAGCTTCAAGAAGTACCGACAGGTTAAATAAGCAATTAAGAAATAGTGCTGCAAAATCCAGCATGAAAGATGGTGCCTCCAAGTTCACTGAGAAATTTAATTGTTTCAATAACAGGATGTATGATCGATACGACTCCTCAGCTTGCAGCTGTAACCAACACATTGACTACAGAGCAAAGTTGTATCCAAACTCCAGAGGAATCGGGAACAACAAACCTGTGAGTAAGTCAGGATCCGAATCAGATATCTCCAAGCCCTACTATGGAAACAAATATAATCAAGTTGAATATGTGCGTGAAAATTGTGTCAGACCCAAAAGCAAAATGGCTATACGTAATAATCTGTCCAGCAGAGATTCATCTGTTCCTAAGAAAGTATGGGAACCAATGGAATTGCAAAAGAAATATCCACGGAGCAGCTCTGACTCTGATGTTACCTTGAGATCTTCAACCTTCCAGATTGAGAGCACTGGAATTGGTAAGCATCCTGAGCCTTCTATTTCTAATGACTTGGGGGTATCCAGTACTCTTCagataaatgaagaaaagggaataCAAGAATTAAGAAACTCTAGTTCCGAAACAAAAAGCAATTGCGCAAGTGGTTTTCACTTAGAAGATAAATCACTTCGTTATGTGAAACAAGTGGCTGAAGATGATGAAGTTGAATCATGTCTGATACCGAGGTCTTCATCTCAGAGGACTTTGAGTTTATCACAAAGCAGCTCTTCTAATTCTGATAATTGCTCATCCTGCCTTAGTGAAGGAGACAGTACTACATCCTTTTCAAATCCTCATAATTCAGAATCATCATCAACGTCAGATTCAGAAGATTGCAGCCAAAACTCTAAAGGAAGAGAAACTTCTGAAATTATGCCGAATGGTTTTTCTGAATGTTACGATGTTGCGCAAGGAAAAAGGAATGCTACTGATAGAGGTGAGGATGTCAGTTGCCTGACACCAGATTCTGCAGGAACAACTGCTGTTGGAGGTTTCCCTACCACAGTTGCTTCAAAAAATGCAAATGTTAATGGAAATCTTGGCATGCGACCTCATTCCTTGCTTCCATCAATCCCCAGTCAAGGCACACACTTCCCAAGGTTTCAAGCTCCTGCAACGGATTACTATTATCAAACTCCACCTTCTTGGGCGACTGCTCCTGCAAATGGGTTCATGCCATTTCCTCATCCAAGCCATTATGTATTTGCTAGTCCATTTACATATGGTCTAAATGGGAATACCCATTTTGTGCAGTATGGTGCACAGCATCTAATCCCTCCTCCTGTTAACCCTGGTCACTTGCCTGCTTTTCAGGCAGTTGCTCCATCCAATGACAATTGCACCAAGGAAAATGCCAAGGTTTCCACTGTAGGTAGGTTCAAAGATGCCCATCATGAAGCTAATGTGCAGAGGATGGCTGCAGTAGGACAGCACCCAATGGAGAAATCAACAACTGTTGGAGCTGGTGAAAATGACAAGTCAGGAAAATCAggcttctctcttttctctttcacACCCGATCCTTTTTCTTTAAAAGAAGGGATGGTGAGGAACATTTCTTCAAATTTGACGGCCAATCACGTTGAGGGTGATAGTGGCTGCAATAAGAAGGAACCCATTGAAGAGTACAACCCATTTGCAAATCGAATCGAGTTTTCCTTTTCTGATATAGTTAGATAG